The Haladaptatus cibarius D43 genome window below encodes:
- a CDS encoding twin-arginine translocation signal domain-containing protein: MTNVNRRRFIKGAGGTAVGLTALGAGAGSASAQRYGIPIVSTRGHFNDDGNLVSSETQTSYDTTGDVPGVDTGCVNDLTVFIHGWHKKGDNPDQDARDKFLSAKNNLGTAGYDGTVIGYSWDNDVGGGVDFGWGTAKDVAQQNGVKLAQFAVYLKYYCPNATLRFAGHSLGAQVLLSCLRSLDVTDWWNNNGHEVYSTHILGGATDNEKPTTESMTTYNAITNQTAATFNYHSHDDSVLSWVYNTIEFDQALGETGYESGNTPAPNYNEFDVTSQVGSDHSGYLDNLGDDMVYHMNNVPYYD; this comes from the coding sequence ATGACAAACGTTAATCGAAGACGATTCATCAAAGGCGCAGGCGGCACAGCAGTCGGACTCACAGCACTCGGCGCGGGCGCAGGCAGTGCGAGCGCACAGCGATACGGCATTCCAATCGTCTCCACGCGCGGTCACTTCAACGACGACGGGAACCTCGTTTCGAGCGAGACGCAGACGAGCTACGACACCACGGGCGACGTTCCGGGCGTCGATACCGGCTGTGTCAACGACTTGACCGTGTTCATCCACGGCTGGCACAAAAAGGGTGACAACCCTGACCAGGACGCGAGGGATAAGTTCCTCTCCGCGAAGAACAACCTCGGAACCGCGGGCTACGACGGCACCGTCATCGGCTACTCGTGGGACAACGACGTTGGCGGCGGCGTTGATTTCGGCTGGGGAACGGCAAAAGACGTTGCACAGCAAAACGGCGTCAAACTCGCGCAGTTCGCGGTGTATCTCAAATACTACTGCCCGAACGCGACGCTTCGCTTTGCGGGTCACTCGCTCGGCGCACAGGTATTGTTGAGCTGTCTCCGCTCCCTCGACGTGACGGACTGGTGGAACAACAACGGCCACGAGGTGTACTCGACGCACATCCTCGGCGGCGCGACGGACAACGAAAAGCCGACCACGGAGTCGATGACGACCTACAACGCCATCACCAACCAGACGGCGGCGACGTTCAACTACCACAGCCACGACGACAGCGTGCTTAGCTGGGTCTACAACACCATCGAGTTCGACCAAGCCCTCGGCGAGACGGGCTACGAGAGCGGCAACACGCCCGCCCCGAACTACAACGAGTTCGACGTGACTTCGCAGGTTGGTAGCGACCACTCGGGCTATCTCGACAACCTCGGGGACGACATGGTCTACCACATGAACAACGTCCCGTACTACGACTAA